Below is a genomic region from Balaenoptera acutorostrata chromosome 9, mBalAcu1.1, whole genome shotgun sequence.
CAGGCTGGAGTGTTGACAAACTCCTCAAGACACTTATTTTTTCATACTATCCTGGTGGTCTGAAATTACCAGTGTGCCCAGAAGACTTGTACATGGGAACAAAACTTAAGCCACCCTGGCAAATATGAGACTCTGGTCACTGCAGGAACCTGGCCAGATGCAGGCCAAGGGCAAAGCCAGCAGAGGAAGGCTGGGGCCCACAAGAGTTGTATTACAACAGGACACTCTTTAGTTCTCTTTCACTTCCTTAAAATAGCAGCGCAGAGGCTTTTGTAGAGAAGGCTGCCACAGTTCACACGAGTTCATGGGTGTTTCCAAATCCCACATGTTACTGCCCTCGTGGACCCACAGTCTCCAGAAAATGCTAGTCTGTTCTTTAGAACTatacaattactttttaaaaatcacttttaaaaaatggcatcacagacattgaaaacaaacttatggttactgaaaGGGAAAGGGGGGTGAGGGgtaaagtaggagtttgggattagcagatacacactactatatataaaacagataaacaacaaggatctactgtatagcacagggaactatattcaatatcttgtaataacgtataatttttaaaaatctgaaaagaatatatgtacgcatatataaatgcattactttgctgtacacctgaaactaatacaacgttgtaaatcaactatacttcaatttttaaaaaatggtgtaaGTCACTGGCTTTCCAGCTTATTCATACTTCGGAACCACTTTAGGGAAGGGGGCTTGAAAATTATAGTACTGTCTGGTCCCACCTCCAGAGGTTCTGACTGAATGGTCTGGGGGTATGGCCTggcatcaggatttttaaaagctcctcaggtgattcttaGGTGCAgtcaagtttaagaaccactggtctaggtcTTAGGAACTTCAATCCTCACTAAAATCCAACAAGAGAGCCAGAGCTGAAAAGTTCATCTGCAAAAAGCCCAAGAAGTATTTGAGGGCCTGCATGTCCAGCCCTGGCTCCCAGGAAATAAAGTGGCCCGTTAACAGGGGCTTCCTGGAGAAAATGTCTTGACCTGAAGAAGTGATTCTAGCTGCAGGAATTTAAGGCACCAGAGTGGGTTGGTTGGTTGTTAGTGGCAGAACTGCAGAACTGTCAAAGCAAAGCATATCACAGATGAAAGGCAGATGGCAAGCACATTACAGGCAGCCTCTGTGTGCCTCCAGAGGAACTGTGTATGCATGACTTACACATAATTCCACTCCAAGATAATTCCCCTGCTACCCTCCTTTGTGAGGCAGCCCGCATTCCTTTTCCCTGTGAAATAGGTAATGTTATTTTACACATGGGGCAACTAATGTCCCCAAACCCATGGAGTTGGTAATATCACCATGTTTAATGATTCATACCTGCCTCATTCCACAACAGATTTGGGCTCTCTGTGTCACTCTGTTAGAACTGTGGGTAATTGCACTGTGTCCATGGAGTGAGTAATTCCATTCTGCCAAAGATTTACTCAAAtgctatgggggaaaaaaaacaaaaaacctctcttCACTGCCTATGGTCTCAGCCTGGGCTTGGCAGAGGTGGGGAAACAGCTGCAAACACACAGAGCAAACCCTCTCATGTGACCAGCCTGGAAAGATAGAGGCCTCAGCACATGACACAGACTGGCACCGCAGCCTGCACTTGTGACCCAAACCAGGCTACAGTGGACAAACGCGTGGGAAAGAGCTTGAAGAAGCCCCTCTCGACGGGCACAGCTGCCCTCTGTCCCCTGTGCCACAAGGCACGCCTGCTGTGGCAGGGAGTCCCTTGCCTGCTATCTGGCTTCCATCCAGATTCCATAATATTTACCGAGGGCCTCAGTGTGTTGGGGATTGTTCACAGTAAACCCAAGCACAGGCAGCACTCGCAGAAACTTTTATGCGGAGGGCATGTAGGCAAATAGAGCCTGATGAGGTTTATTTGCTTAGTGTCAGTTTTATTGTATTTCAAGCAAGATGAAAAAAGCAAGGGAAGGTAAGGCAAGATGAGAACAGAAGTGGGGTCCTCACCCTTAGGCTGGTTTTCTAGAGGAAGTAGCTTTTGAAAGACCTATAGGAGGGTCTTGTGTGGACGTGCAACTAGCTAAAGGGGCAGACCATTATTTTTAGGCTGAGATGATTAACATATTGCTTAGAGAAGGTTAAGCGaacaaacatatatatttgaTGCTTCCTTGGACAATGGAAAGATTATGGGGTTTGCAgtattttctagctctttcattttGTAGCTTTGGTACTTTGAATGGCTCACCTGAACCCTCCTCATCTATAAAGACTTGTCCTGCCTATCTCATTAGGGTGAGATGACTTGTAACATAGGTGCAGACACTTTGTAACTGGAAACTGGTATTCAAATGGTAATGTTTTCACTTTATTATTACATCCGCCTGGCTTGGTGGAGAGGCAGAACCAGGGGAAACCGAGATTAAACATCAATAAGAAATAGTACTTTATTTGGGCAGTGAATAATGGAAGAATATCAGTAGGCATTTGTGAAAGAGGAAAGAGCTTTGAGCAAAGGCCAGAGGGGAGAGAAGCCAGGAGTATTAGGGGGTGGCTTACATTTCTAATGGCTCGGagagggggtggtggggagagttAGAGTAAAATGCTAGTAAAAGAAAAGGCTGGAAGTAAGCTGGATCGGAATGTGGAAGGCCTTGAGCTCCAGGAAGTTTGGATGGGTAATAGAAGTTGTTGAAAATTCCTGAATGACAGACTCTCATCTATGCTCTTGGAAGATACTGAAGGCAGTACCATCTGGAAAAGGATGCGTGTGCATTCCCACTTCCAGCCCCATCCCTGTGTGCGATTCGAGGGATACTATATTGCAAAGGGGCTGTGGCTTCCGTCTCCTGGAGAGCAGTATCCCCGGCGCTCTCCCTCGTGGCTGCAACGCATCACTGCAGAGGCTGCTTTCTCTTTGTCTGGAGTTTGTAAATGATCTGGTTTCCATCATTCCAGGCATAGAGCTGCTTATCTCTAGGGTTGTAATGAATCATGGAGTGACTTCTTGACCGCCTGGGGAAGAACACGTTGGGCAGATTCTCCTCAATGACAGTGCCCAGCGGATCATAGACACAAGTGATGCGATGCGGGCTGAGGCCACCGGAACTGTAGACCACGTAGAGGACACCACACAAGAGGAATGAGGCTTCAGCATCCTGACTTCTGCATGGAGTGTCCCATGAGTGTTCCACTCCCAGTGTGTCAGGCTCAATTTTCGTGAGAACCAAATGGCCGTGGATGCTTGGCCCTGAGTGGAtggcccagagcccgtgctcatCCACAGCCAGGTCAATGTAAGTCGAGGGGGAGTGTGGGTAGGCCAGggctctgcctgcccctcccaAGAGCAGCATCCGATCTTCCACGGTCCTCTTCTGCAGATTATATTTGATGATCTCATTGGGAGTCCCTTGGCTGTGAAAAAATAGGAAACCTTTGTAGATCACTTGGCCTGTCCCCTGCCAGGAATGTGTTAGGATCAGCTTCCGGGGGCCTGGCTTGGTGCTATCTTCCATGAATGCCCGTATGCTGGCAAATTCCCAGACAGTGTTGTTTCTGGATCCAATTAAGAGATAAACTTTTGGAGAGTCTCTGACAGCATCTTTCATCCAAGAGCCATCTGTGTCCATTGTCTTCTTCACTATTTTCAGAGACTTTATGCCCATCAGCATGTTGTCACAGCCTGGCCAAACAGGGGAAAAGGGGAAGGTTACTTTATAAACATGAGATGTCTGCTTTTCTCacagattgcttttttttttcccttcagggtCTAGAATAAAATTATCACACAGAGATCAATCATAACTGATTGTAGGATTCAATGAATCAAATACTTTAATGAATAATTGGGTCTCTGTTAAGTGAGTTGCCGTCCAGGTATAAGAGCATTAGTCATGTTAATCAAATCAGGATATAAACAACTATTTGCTGTGTCAGAGGCCCTGTTCACTCTCTAGAGCACTTGAGGTTGACACACTGAGAATGACTAGGGTATGGAACCCCCTAATTCAATTCTGTTTGCCGAGATTTTACTGCGTATCTGCCGGATACTTAGCTTACAGTACTCTCCCAGAACAGTGCTAAGcactaaagataaaaattataatatcaaCCCTACACCTTGAGGAGATGACCTTCTAGTGAAGGATTCTGGTTCTTAACCCTACTAGACCATTATAAGGGTTCTACTCATgcctttactcatttattcatgaaTGCATGCATGCCTTTAGTCAGCTGACTTTGGACACCTACAAAAAGCAAGATACTGAGCTAGGTGTTATGAGCTGGGGCTACAATGGACTGGGGTGCAATGATAAATTAGGCACGGTTCTGGCTTAATAGGTACATGACTATCTAGAATATAAAgcttaaaatgaatttttttcaaaaaaggagGACAGAGAAGAGACATATCGTGGGACACAGGAGAGAATCTGCATTTGAATTAGCCCTTGAAAGACACCTTGAAGGACATTCTGAGATGGATGGGAAAAACTTTCCCAACAGTTAACAAAACCACATTTGGGAAAGTCCTCCAAGATTAGTGTTAGTAAAGTAGTATAGAGTTTCACCCAATACCAGCCAAATACGTTGTATATAAAACTAGATGCGTAAAACAAAGCAGTGAATTGAAACCAGCTCTGTGCCTGGAACCTTGAGGGTGGAGCTAAGGAATATGAATTTAATTCTGTAGGGAGGTAGGGAGCTACTGAAATTTTTGAGCAAGAGATAAACATGGTCAAGGTTGTTCTATAAGATTAATTAAGCTGGCAGTCATGTGTACGACGGATACGGGGGAAGAGACTAAAATCAGGGAAACCAATTCGGAGGGTATTTCTATAATCCAGACAGGATGATAAGGGTCATCCTTATCATGGTGGAAGAAGATGAAGTAAAAAGAAGGGGCCTACATTTTTCTAGCTCCTCACTGCTACTTAGACTATTACTCTCTCATCTTCATGCAAAAACccttccttgggacttccctggtggtccagtggttaagaatccatgttccaatgcaggggacgcagggtcgatccctagtcggggaactaagatcccacatgacacggggcaactaagcccgtgtgccacacccagagagcccacgcactctctgccacgactagagagaagctggcacgccgcaacaaagagctcTTGCGCCGCAAGcaatgccacaacgaagatcccgcatgctgcaactaagacccaacacagcctaattaattaattaattaatttaaaaaacccttccTTCTTTGACCCTGATCCTGGATCAGTTCAAAGTTCTGCCTGCCCTTGAGAGTTGTGTGTTGTTGGAGAAAACCTCACAATGGGGCATATTGGTGTCATTACACCAAGGGATCTCCAACCTCAGCTGAGCCCTAACTACTGTACTACTCTCTGTGCTCAGCCCATCTTCCACACGGCACCTATCTTAAATCCCGCCTCCTGCCCCAAAACTAGCCCATCAGTGCCTCATAATAACTCCTTTGCAAAAATAAATACCATTAGATGTGAACAGTCTCCACTTCCTGTTCCTCACTTACAGACTTTTCTTCAACTCCTGCCCTTTCTACCCTcccacacatcttttttttttttaaattaatttatttatttttggctgccttgggtctttgttgctgcgtgcaggctttctctagttgcgatgagcgggggctactctttcgttgcggtgcgtgggcttctcattgcggtggcttctcttgttgcagagcacgggctctaggcgcgtgggcttcagtagttgtggctcacgggctcagtagttgtggctcacgggcttagttgctccgcggcatgtgggatcttcccagaccagggcttgaacctgtgtcccctgcattggcaggcggattcttaaccactacgccaccagggaagcccccctcccacACATCTTAAAAGAAGCCATGTCATTCCTCCTGTGCAAGACTAATACTTTCATCTGCACCCATCTCATCCTTTCCTGGCTTCTTTTAGATTTTCTCCATGAATGATCCCCTTTCTATTATCTCAGATTTCTCCTTCACTACTATTTTATTAGCTTGGAAACATCAGTTCTCCCACAGTTAGGCACTCTTttctacttacttcactctttctataattttatagaaCTAGAATCTCCTACAGAACAGCTTATACTCTCTGCATCCATTTCTTCACCTCCCATTCTTTCACTTCACAATAACTTCACAGAAACAACCCTTTAAAATGTGACCAGGGACTTCCTAACTGAAAACTCAGACCTTTTATGTCCGTATCTTACCTGACCTTTCTGTAGCATGGCAGTATTGATCAGTAAAGAACAAGGGAGAAAATGTCTTCCCCCTTGATCTTTGTGTCACCACAGAGACAATGTCTGTGTTCATCAAATGCcgtttcattttcctcttccttagtcacacGTTCGCAGTCTCCTTTGTATGTAAGCTGCACCCATTGACCTATATCCTGTCTAATGGGATGTAGACAGAAGTGGTATAAGCCATTTCCACATGGCCCTTACATATGCTATCTTCAAGAAGACCTTAGAGTCTTGGAATTGTCATGGTGACCAAGTTAAAGAGGGATGTGGGTCAAGATGAGATGAGAGCTACTCATCATTTTAGGAAAAGTGGGTCATCAGTTCTAATTATGAGCTGCTTGTTGGGACTGCCCTGTTAGTCTATCATGAGGTGAGCAGTGTCCCAGAGGCAGGGAGTGGTGGCCTTACTAGAAGCATGAAGAACCTTGTGTTTCTCCCTCAAATCTTGCCGAGGTCTGTATCGCAGGTAGGAGAGCAGAGTCTTAATAAAAACATGGGaactctctgggcctccctcACTGACTGCTGTAGGGTAAGGTGGTGGAGTGATAGTCGGGTGTTTAACAGTCTCTCAAGGAGAACTGAGCACGCTGAAAGTCTCCCTCAAATCCTTCTAAAAGCTTTGATATCAGAAGCTAGAAGAGCCAGTGGGTTGTCATTTTGTTCTTAATAAATGTGTGGGTTCTCCAGGCCAACTGGAGGCCAACTAGAGTCAGAGGACAAGAAGCAGGGTGATGGGAGAGAAAGCGGACACAAGGAAGAAGGATGCGCAgccatagcacagggaactatatccaatctcctgggataaaccataatggaaaagaatattaaataaagaatgtatatatgtgtaaaactgagtcactttgctgtacagcagagactggcacaacattgtaaatcaattatacttcgattaaaacaaacaaacaaacaaaacatgcacagccagagaagtcccagagGTTGAGGTCAGTAAGCATTTGGCAAACTGCTTGTGACTGCCAGCTGTTTGGGTAGCAATCCTACCACAGTTCCTTAATCAATTCACCACCCACAATGATCAcagcttctcttctctcctcaagGGTCTATCATACCCTCCTCACTCGCCTAGGGAGATCTTGCCTCTGATTTCACTGAGAACACAGAAGCAATCAGAGAACAACATCATCTCTGGCATGGATTACTGCAATAGCCTTCTACGTGGTGGCCACACTTCTATCCTTGACCCCAGAGGCCATTCCCCACAGCAGCCGAAGCATCTTTGAAAaattaagtcagatcatgtcacatgTCTGCTCAAAACTCACCAGTGACTTCCCATCTGACTCAGAGTAAAGCTCACATCTCTACCTTCCAGGCCATCTGGAACTGTCTGCCCACTGCTTCCCTGCCTTGTCTCCTGCAACTCCCCTACTTTGATCATTTTGTTCAGCTACACCGGCCTCCCTGCGGTTCCTCAAATTGTGCCAagcacactcctgcctcaggaaTTTGGCACAttttgttccctctgcttggaaccaTCTTCCTGAAGATATCTACATGACTTCCTCCCTTGCTCCCTTTAGGTCTGCTCCCAAATGTTCCCTGATCATTAAGGTCTTCTCTGACCACCCTATAAAAATGGTGGCCCCCCTCCTCCAGCTCTCCATATCCCCCTTACCCTAGctcactgttctccatagtgcttaCCTTCTATCTGACATATTATAAATTCATCTGTTAACATATTTATTGCTCAACTCCCCTCAATAGAGTATAAACTCCACGAGGGCATGAGCTTTGTCTTATCTGTTTCATTCACTGCTGTATGTCTTGCCCCTACGATAGcatctggcacacagcaggccagtatttgctgaatgaatgagttttCCAACCACCCAATCTATTAACCAATTGTGCCCGATCCCATATTCTCTGCGTCCCTCCTGCTCTCTTTACTTTTGCAGTGGATCTCATCCCTCTCACCGACTCAAGGACTTAGTACCTGAAATTATCTCCCCTCTCCTGCTCAATAGTCTCTTCCTCCCAGCTGGATTGTTCCCCTCTGTAAACAAGCAGGCTGTAAGATCATGCTAGAATCCAGTGTGGCCCCATTTTTCTATACCACTTTATAATAAAACTCCTTGAGAGAGGAGGTTTCTCACCTCCAATTATCCCTTAAGCCACTCTAATCAGCTCCAGTTCTCCACAAGTCTAAGTTCCCCTGCCCCACTCCACTGGATCAGTTTTTGTCCAGGTCACCAACAACCTCCATGTTGTAAAATCTAAGTGTCAATTCTCAGTCTTCATCCTAATCAACTTCTCAGCAAGCTTTGATTACTTGATTGCTACCTCTCCCTGAAACTCTTTCTCCTCGTGATTCTGGAACACCCCTGCTTTTGTTTGTCCTCCCAttgttctggattttttttcttgaaattcatGGCTGGTTCCTTATCACCATCCATCTTTAAGTGTTCTACCCTCAGACCTTTTCATCTCTCTATCTATGATCACTTTCCAACTCACTTCAGTCTTTTCCATGGCTCTGAATAGCATGTAAGTTCTGAATAATGATGAAATCCACACTTGTACCTGGAATGACATCCTATCTGGATGTCTGCTTAGCCCCAAACTCATTCATCTAGTCAGTGTTCCTCATTGGCTATCTTCAAACTTCACCTGTCCAAAGCAGAACTCTTGCTTTTATCCCCCAaacttcctccctcttcttcccaTTTCAAGCAAGAACCATCAATCAAATTTCTTCTCTAGAAGTCATTCTTGATTCATTTCCTTCCATCTCCCCACACTAGCAAGTTCTGGTAGTAAACTTACCTTTAACTTATGATGTTATACTTAAATCAGAATGCTTAGTACATTTATATAtcctcctcttcccactccctcctcctcctcttcccctgcacGCCGTGAATCCTCACCTTTTGCCTGGACTACTTACTACAATAGTCCCTAATTTGTCTCTCTGATTTTACTCTTGCTTAGCTATAGAATGTTCTCCACAAAGCAGTAGGAGTGATCTGTTTAAAAACATGAATTATGTGACTGACCTGCTAACCCTTTTTTCCCACCACTCTTGGAATAAAATCCTCATTTGGCTTAAAGCACCTACCTCGTTTGGCCCCTCCCTGTCTCTGAGACTTGATCCTCCACTTTTTCCCCAAACCTCCCCCACAATCTTGCCTCACTGTGTACTGATTACATTGGCTTTCTTGCTGTTCTGGGAGCTGTCAAGTTTGCTTCTGCCTCAGGACTCTTGCACTTGCAATTCTTTCTGCCTGGCGTGTTCTTTCCCTTGATCCTCCCATGGTCtgctcctactcatccttcaaagctCAGTTTCAATCTTATCTCCTTA
It encodes:
- the LOC103015172 gene encoding olfactomedin-like protein 1 isoform X6, translating into MLSYPRKPIAHWHSLVEQGLQKCTQAAREYIQDFQEFSKNISVMLGRCQTYTSEYKSAVRNLALRVERAQREIDYLEYLREAEVCTESEDKVLAEKQVQEAEEEKRIRTLLNASCDNMLMGIKSLKIVKKTMDTDGSWMKDAVRDSPKVYLLIGSRNNTVWEFASIRAFMEDSTKPGPRKLILTHSWQGTGQVIYKGFLFFHSQGTPNEIIKYNLQKRTVEDRMLLLGGAGRALAYPHSPSTYIDLAVDEHGLWAIHSGPSIHGHLVLTKIEPDTLGVEHSWDTPCRSQDAEASFLLCGVLYVVYSSGGLSPHRITCVYDPLGTVIEENLPNVFFPRRSRSHSMIHYNPRDKQLYAWNDGNQIIYKLQTKRKQPLQ
- the LOC103015172 gene encoding olfactomedin-like protein 1 isoform X3, with product MFSLCYLPTAGRLTITIIKARNLKAMDITGASDPYVKVSLMCDGRRLKKRKTSTKRNTLNPVYNEAIVFDVPPENIDQIYLSVAVMDYDRVGHNEIIGVCQVGNEAERLGRDHWSEMLSYPRKPIAHWHSLVEQGLQKCTQAAREYIQDFQEFSKNISVMLGRCQTYTSEYKSAVRNLALRVERAQREIDYLEYLREAEVCTESEDKVLAEKQVQEAEEEKRIRTLLNASCDNMLMGIKSLKIVKKTMDTDGSWMKDAVRDSPKVYLLIGSRNNTVWEFASIRAFMEDSTKPGPRKLILTHSWQGTGQVIYKGFLFFHSQGTPNEIIKYNLQKRTVEDRMLLLGGAGRALAYPHSPSTYIDLAVDEHGLWAIHSGPSIHGHLVLTKIEPDTLGVEHSWDTPCRSQDAEASFLLCGVLYVVYSSGGLSPHRITCVYDPLGTVIEENLPNVFFPRRSRSHSMIHYNPRDKQLYAWNDGNQIIYKLQTKRKQPLQ
- the LOC103015172 gene encoding olfactomedin-like protein 1 isoform X5; the encoded protein is MLALRRASAFRVLILTAFLPLPQFAQDPAMVHYIYQRFQVLEQGLQKCTQAAREYIQDFQEFSKNISVMLGRCQTYTSEYKSAVRNLALRVERAQREIDYLEYLREAEVCTESEDKVLAEKQVQEAEEEKRIRTLLNASCDNMLMGIKSLKIVKKTMDTDGSWMKDAVRDSPKVYLLIGSRNNTVWEFASIRAFMEDSTKPGPRKLILTHSWQGTGQVIYKGFLFFHSQGTPNEIIKYNLQKRTVEDRMLLLGGAGRALAYPHSPSTYIDLAVDEHGLWAIHSGPSIHGHLVLTKIEPDTLGVEHSWDTPCRSQDAEASFLLCGVLYVVYSSGGLSPHRITCVYDPLGTVIEENLPNVFFPRRSRSHSMIHYNPRDKQLYAWNDGNQIIYKLQTKRKQPLQ